In one Brassica oleracea var. oleracea cultivar TO1000 chromosome C9, BOL, whole genome shotgun sequence genomic region, the following are encoded:
- the LOC106314785 gene encoding uncharacterized protein LOC106314785: protein MALEKYGPHHPTIIESKHIKNLYELWGIDYTVGIEAPEDGENLETVRPGYCGAYTSHFQDGGLSFPLPRFLLEALTELGMAFAQMATNFWRYFLTSWIRAREEGLRFSLEELKKLFSIKRNNGFPGTMILAYRPSRSVIDDIPNRDNRWREKFFVFKINPASVGDFDFETIPRVWSDEIEPFGSAPMTPELRGLIATLRRGSPRWLAFTVDRIRAAYTLPPGENRATPVGSVGRGRRRCYPPVLTSLPKSGRWSETQSPGLLARPVSIAVPVDGARRAPNASTGSVGDQALNDDIDSSTHRCRRRSLEEINSVNSNSPSSELPLPYELLAKETSSWRFSYFNEVPILENPEGLALIWRKIREKGCELPPLDDMRERDAYVRMAVANAKAMEASNEYAGLVEKHLADFSSKVEVGSHLLTIQQLRGELETVRVTEKQRVVEVEGLKGKLVATEVEKSCSSSLAQEYDAVLAVVKDKLWKKKEETTAEIRLQEVRARIEALTEYSEGGFELEEELGRLKDREISLDLDYGVASVSDPSLSRLDLPEVSGDLVDQE, encoded by the exons ATGGCGCTGGAGAAATATGGTCCTCATCACCCGACGATCATCGAGTCGAAACATATCAAAAACCTTTACGAGCTCTGGGGAATCGATTATACCGTTGGGATTGAAGCACCCGAAGATGGGGAAAATCTGGAGACTGTGAGGCCGGGGTATTGTGGGGCCTATACATCGCATTTTCAGGACGGAGGTTTGTCATTTCCTCTTCCCCGCTTCCTTCTCGAAGCGCTCACGGAGCTTGGGATGGCTTTTGCCCAAATGGCGACTAATTTCTGGCGCTATTTCTTGACATCGTGGATCCGAGCCAGGGAGGAGGGTCTTAGGTTCAGCCTTGAAGAGTTGAAGAAGTTGTTTTCTATTAAGAGGAACAATGGCTTTCCAGGAACGATGATTCTTGCTTATCGGCCTAGCCGTTCTGTTATAGATGACATTCCTAACAGGGATAACCGGTGGAGGGAGAAATTTTTCGTTTTTAAGATTAATCCAGCGTCGGTCGGCGACTTTGATTTTGAGACAATCCCGAGGGTATGGTCTGACGAGATTG AACCCTTTGGTTCCGCGCCTATGACTCCCGAGCTTCGAGGGCTAATCGCCACTTTGCGCCGGGGTAGCCCTCGATGGCTCGCATTCACCGTAGATCGAATTCGAGCTGCTTACACTCTTCCGCCGGGTGAAAACCGTGCTACTCCCGTTGGTTCGGTG GGGCGAGGGAGAAGGAGGTGCTACCCGCCCGTTCTGACGAGTCTTCCGAAGTCGGGTCGTTGGAGCGAG ACTCAATCTCCCGGTCTTTTGGCTAGGCCGGTGTCGATCGCCGTTCCCGTAGATGGGGCTCGGAGGGCGCCGAACGCTTCAACTGGTTCTGTCGGTGATCAAGCTCTCAATGACGATATTGATTCGTCGACTCACCGGTGCCGACGTCGATCTCTCGAAGAGATTAACTCTGTGAATTCAAATTCCCCGAGCTCAGAGCTTCCTCTGCCTTACGAGCTTCTGGCAAAG GAGACCTCTTCGTGGAGATTTTCGTATTTCAACGAGGTACCAATCCTTGAGAACCCCGAAGGTCTTGCTCTGATTTGGCGCAAGATCAGAGAGAAGGGATGTGAGCTTCCTCCTCTGGATGATATGCGTGAGCGTGATGCTTACGTGCGGATGGCGGTCGCGAATGCTAAG GCTATGGAGGCGAGTAATGAATACGCCGGTTTGGTGGAGAAGCACTTGGCTGACTTTTCGAGTAAAGTGGAGGTCGGAAGTCACCTTCTCACGATTCAACAGCTTCGAGGTGAGTTGGAGACCGTTCGAGTAACAGAGAAGCAGCGTGTGGTCGAGGTCGAGGGATTGAAGGGGAAGTTGGTTGCTACTGAGGTGGAGAAG TCTTGCTCGTCGTCTCTTGCCCAAGAGTATGACGCGGTTCTTGCCGTGGTGAAGGACAAGCTTTGGAAGAAGAAGGAAGAGACGACTGCAGAAATTCGCTTGCAGGAGGTGAGAGCTCGCATTGAGGCTTTGACCGAGTACAGCGAAGGCGGTTTCGAGCTTGAAGAGGAGTTGGGGCGTCTTAAAGACCGGGAGATCTCGCTTGATCTTGATTATGGTGTTGCTTCGGTGTCAGATCCTTCCCTTAGTCGCCTCGATCTTCCTGAGGTTTCTGGTGATTTGGTTGATCAAGAATGA